From Demequina capsici:
GCGTCGGAGGTCAAGGACCTCGCTCAGGCCACCGCCAAGGCCACCGAGGACATCGGTGCGCGCATCGAGGCGATCCAGACGGACGTCGACTCCGCTGCGACCGCGATCGGGCGCATCACCGGTGTCATCGACCAGGTCAGCGAGAGCCAGGCCGCCGTCGCCACCGCCCTCGAGGAGCAGACCGCCGTGACCGAGGAGATGACCCGCTCGGTGACGGAGGCGGCGGCCGGTGCCGAGCAGATCGCCGCATCGATCAGCCGCATCGCCGACGCCGCCAGCGCGTCGAGCGACGCCGTCACCGACACCACCGCCGCCCAGTCCGACGTGGCGCGCATGACCGACGAGCTGACGGACCTCCTCGCCCGCTTCCAGTTCGTCGCGCCGCACGACGAGGACGTTCCCGTCGCGAGACAGATCACCAAGGCCATCGGTGCGCACGGTGCGTGGAAGAAGCGCCTGAACGCTGCCGTCGGCGCGGGGCGACACAACGAGGACGTCGCGACGGTCGGGCGCGACGACCGTTGCGCCTTCGGGCGGTGGCTGCACTCGGGTGGCGTGACCGACTCCGCGGGCCTGCTGTCCACCGCCAAGGCGCAGCACGCTGCCTTCCATCGCGCGGCCGCGGACGTGCTGCGACAGCTCGATGCGGGGCGCAAGGCCGAGGCGCGCACCGCGCTGCAGCCCGGCGGGTCGTTCGCTGAGGCGTCCCGTGTGCTCACCGCCACCATGATCGAGTGGCGTCGCCACGTCGTGTGATCCGAGGGGATCCTTCGGGCCCCGGCTCGTGCGGCGAGGCATCGTCCCAGTTCGCAGGTAGCCTGGGAGCATGGCATTTCTGCGGGGATACCAGGCATGAGCATCCGGCCGATCAAGACATGGTCCTATCCGGGTGCGCTCCTGGACGCTTTGGTCGACACGCGCAAGGTGATCGCGGCGACCGAGCTTCCCCTCCCCACAGGGCACGAGGGCGAGTCCGCGCAGCTGATGGAGCAGATGCTCGATCAGCTGGACCACCACCTGATCCCACGTGTCCGCGAGGAGGCCTCGCCCGCGATCGTCGTCGTCGCTGGATCCACCGGTGCCGGCAAGTCGACCGTGGTGAACGCCCTGATAGGAGAGGACCTGACGCCCTCCGGCGTGCTCAGGCCCACGACCAAGCAGCCGCACCTGTTCCACCATCCCCTGGACACCCAGCTGCTGAGCGAGGTGGAGCAGAAGGCCAAAGTGATCGCCACGGAGGAGGTGCCTCGCGGTCTCGCCCTCGTGGACAGCCCCGACCTCGACTCGGTGTCCGGCGAGAACCGCGAGATCGCGCATGAGCTCCTGGAGACCGCGGACCTCTGGCTGTTCGTCACCACCGCCGCCCGGTACGGCGACGCCGTGCCGTGGGACGCGCTGCGGACGGGTGCCGAACGGGGTGCCTCCATCGCCATCGTGCTCAACCGCGTGACCGTCGACGTGGCCGCCCACGTCAGGCGCGACCTGGTGGACCGACTGCAGGACGAGGGTCTCGAGGGCCTGCCGCTGTTCGTCATCCCCGAGGACCCCGAGGGACGTGGACGCGTGCCGCGCGACATCGTCGGCAACCTGGCACGCTGGCTCGAGTCCGTGGCGTCGGCGTCCGCCGAGGCGATCGTCGAACGCACCCTCCACGGCGCCGCAGAGTCGCTCAAGGAGTGGCTCGAGAGGCT
This genomic window contains:
- a CDS encoding dynamin family protein; its protein translation is MSIRPIKTWSYPGALLDALVDTRKVIAATELPLPTGHEGESAQLMEQMLDQLDHHLIPRVREEASPAIVVVAGSTGAGKSTVVNALIGEDLTPSGVLRPTTKQPHLFHHPLDTQLLSEVEQKAKVIATEEVPRGLALVDSPDLDSVSGENREIAHELLETADLWLFVTTAARYGDAVPWDALRTGAERGASIAIVLNRVTVDVAAHVRRDLVDRLQDEGLEGLPLFVIPEDPEGRGRVPRDIVGNLARWLESVASASAEAIVERTLHGAAESLKEWLERLAEIMDDQAAAAKEVRSEVRRCAAQADQKDGEAWYLQIPTSSLAARWEQAAGEGGVLFRLRRSMWTKRRIAREKRDEVLHLMRREITEAVEAHLVLSASDASDAMVSALTDVGEGPGPWLAGQRDPRLAREIRERHAADATRGWLDRVDELAAELPGAQRARDLIGPQGLSTALASAALGVDAARTFLTVATSGSINEQSETARAELTAARKYVINKEALDMMKPTDVTSLLPEASAKVRLRRAELRGLL